The stretch of DNA GCTCTTCGGCGGCGGGGCTTCATGCCCTCACAGTCCACGGAGAGCAGCGGCCTCTCCAAGGTCCTTCCTAATCCCCCTCCCCTTTGTATTGCTCCCTTTCGTCCATTTGTTCTCCATCCCCTACTGACCCATTACGGGCGCTCCCGATCGACCGGTGTGGTGGGCAGGGTTGGAGCGCGCAGACGCTGCTCCTGCTCACCGTGAAACAGATCATGGACGCGGCTTTTCCAGGGCGGTGCTAGAATTGCAAGATTCATTCGCAAGATTTGCATTTTGGATGGTCACACTGCTTGGATGGAAGATTTGTTCATTAGTAGACCCATTATCCATTAAGAAAGAAAAATGGCCTCTTTTATCTGATGTTGTTCTACTGGAAATTAGCCTCTAGGACATAGGTATGGTGGGCCCCAATGAAATGCTTCCCTTTTATGCAAATTTTCCAATACTTGCTATAATGTCTTTTTTTGTGAAATCTAATTTATCTGGTTTCAGACGGTTTTGCATTGAGCATTTAGTTGGCATATCGAAGTCATTTAAAATGTTGTATTTACTCTGAATTGCAGGTTAGGCTTGTTGGACGCATGTTGAATGAGGTTCAGCACGTCAGAGATGTTCAATTCACTCTTCATGATGGTGCCGGCAAGATAGATGTGAATCGTTGGTAGGATGCTTCAGATCGTATTTGATGTTTAGCACTTTTGGATTGTTCCATTAATTTAATGCCGTTCTTTTTTTTCAAGGGAAAATGAGTCTTCCGACGCTAAGGAAATGGCTGATGTCAAGTAAGAATTACAGATTAACTATTTAGTTTGTCATGCGTCAAAATTGATAGTGTTGCTTTGTTTCGGTTTTACAAGTGACGGGGACTATGTTATAGTCAATGGCGGTTTGAAAGGTTTTCAAGGAAAGCGCCATATAGTTGCCTACTCTGTGCGGTGAGCTCTATATACTTATTAGTCTTTCTACTCCTGCATGGTGATTTGTGATGCTTACTTTCAATGTCTGCTTCCTGTGGATTACTGGTGTGTTGTTTGATCTCTTTCGTGGAATTACGCCTCTGTACTAAAATTTCATTTTTCCTGTGCTAAAGTAGAATACTAAAAAAAGGCCTATGCTGTGTCAAATTCAAATAACAACTTAGTGGTTGCTAGGTTTGCATCAACCCGTCTAGGTTATTTGTACTCCAGTATGTTGTTGTTAATGAAATATGTAATGTTTCATTGTTGCTTATCCAACATTATATCATATTGAAAGTTGTTTGTCATCTGATGTCTCAAAATTGGTAGCAAGATCTTCTTGGGATGATTCTCACTTATGAACTAGTATTGAGGATAAAGTCTCACCTTGCCTGGGCAAATATATTGTGAATTCGATACAGCTATTTCAGACATACTTCTTGAAATCTTACTGTTTATGATTTCTTGTCAGACGTGTGACAGACTTCAATGAAATACCCCATCACTTTCTGCACTGCATTCAGGTGCATCTAGATCACACCAGGCCAAAGGTA from Sorghum bicolor cultivar BTx623 chromosome 8, Sorghum_bicolor_NCBIv3, whole genome shotgun sequence encodes:
- the LOC8086154 gene encoding replication protein A 32 kDa subunit B — translated: MYGGGGGGAANANSLFGGGASCPHSPRRAAASPRSFLIPLPFVRLVGRMLNEVQHVRDVQFTLHDGAGKIDVNRWENESSDAKEMADVNDGDYVIVNGGLKGFQGKRHIVAYSVRRVTDFNEIPHHFLHCIQVHLDHTRPKAQINASTATLGHTNQVRPFNNQAATFSASGNAVGNSISDLVMSVFNDPEAMSIWKL